The genome window CGCAGGCCGCGCGCGCGATCACCGAGAGCGGAGTGGAGGTGTCCGGCCAGCGCCCGCGCCACTCGCAGGCGATGGCGACCCGCGCGCTGCCCCAGCGCCCGGCGGCGCCCAGGTCGTAGCTGTAGCGGTCGAAGGCGAGGTTGAGGCCGGCGCTGGCGCCGATCTCCAGCAGTTCCAGCGGCAGGCCGGTGCGCCGGGCGATCTCCAGCGCGCCGCCCAGCAGGACGCCCGAGCGGGCGACCTCGTTGGTCTGCGGGGCGCTGTCGAGCCAGGGCAGCAGGAACGCCTGGTGCGCGCGCAGCGCCTCGGCCAGCCCGGCCTCCAGCGCGCCGGCGCCCGGCGGGTAGGCGGCGGTGAGCGCGGGCGAGCGCCCGTCGCGCGCCAGCGCGTGCAGCCCGCCACACAGGCGCAGCGCCAGCGCATCGGCCACCGGCTCTCCCGGCCAGTCGGCAATGCGCCGCAGCAGCTCCCCCTCCAGCATGCCCGGCACCAGCCTGCACACGCGCGCGGTGAGCGGAGACCCCAGCGCCTCGCAGGCCTCAGCCTGACGCCGGAACGCCTCCTCGATGGCCAAAGGTAATGTCACGTCCCGCTCCCCCTTGATCCCCCGAAGCAGTTAACTGGGAAAACAGGCTCAAGACCAGAGGAGGATTCGATGCGAAGCGCGAGACTGCACGAGCTGGGCGGCGCCCTGCACATCGACACGTTGCCCAGCCCGGAGCCGGGCCCGGGGGAGGCGCTGGTGCGCGTGCACGCCTGCGGGGTGAACTTCGCCGACACGCTGATGGTGCGCGGCCGCTACCAGGAGAAGCCGCCCCTGCCCTTCGCCCCGGGCATGGAGGTGGCGGGCGAGGTGATCGCGCTCGGCGCCGGGGCCACGGGGCCGGCGCCGGGCACGCGGGTGGCGGGGGTGACCGGCTTCGGCGGCTTCGCCGAGGAGATCGTGCTGCCGGCCGCCGGCCTCACCGCGCTGCCCGACGCGATGCCGATGGTCGAGGCGGCGGGGTTCATCGTGGCCTATGGCACCTCGCACCTGGCGCTGGACCACCGGGCCCGGATGCGCCCGGGCGAGCGGCTGCTCGTGCTCGGCGCGGCCGGCGGCATCGGGCTGACGGCGGTGGAGATCGGCAAGCTGATGGGCGCGGAGGTGATCGCCTGCGCGCGCGGCGCGGACCGGCTCGCCGTGGCGCGCGGCAAGGGCGCGGACCACCTGATCGACAGCGAGGACGGCGACCTGCGCAACCGGGTGAGGGCGCTCGGCGGGGCGGACGTGGTCTATGATCCGGTGGGCGGCGCGCTGTTCGACGCGGCGCTGCGCGCCTGCAACCCGGAGGCGCGCGTGCTGCCGCTGGGCTTTGCCTCCGGAGATATCCCGCAGATCCCGGCGAACATCCTGCTGGTCAAGAACATCGACGTGATCGGCTTCTACTGGGGCGGCTACCCGCGCTTCCGCCCGGAGGTTCTGGCCCGCAGCACCGCGACGCTGTTCGGCTGGTATGCCGAGGGCCGGCTCTCGCCCCATGTCTCCGGCCGCGTGCCGCTGGAGGAGGCCGGCGCGGCCCTGGCGCTGCTGGCCGAGCGGCGGGCCACCGGCAAGGTGGTGGTCACCATGCCGGCCTGCGCGTGAAGCCCCGCCGCCGCCCGGGCCCCGCGGCCACCTGCCGCCCGGGCACCTGAGGCCCCTTGTCGCCCGGGCGCCCGGGCCGCCCCGCTACTGGGCGGCCATGGCGGAGGCGCCGCGATACGCCTCGCGGATCATTCCCGCCAGCGCCTGTGCCGGGCCTGAATCCGGGCCGGAGGCGGCATACATGTTCACCCGCACATGCGGCAGTTCGGGCAGCGCGCCGGTGTGGCGGATGCGCTCGAAATAGGGCGGCAGGGTGGTGTCGATGCAGGCATGGATGGCGAGGTCGGCGGAGACCGCCGCCTCCACCGAGCGGGTGTTGTCGGAGTTCACCGCCATCTCCCAGTCGATCCCGGCGGAATCGAGCGCGGACTGGGTGACGGCGCGGAAGATGCAGATGTTCTCGAAGGCCAGCCGCAGCGGCCGGTTGCGCCAGGTGGAGCCCCCCGGCGCGCCGACCCAGACCAGCTGCGGCGTGTCCAGCGTCTCGCCCCCGGCGTCGAGCACGTCCTCCGTGGTGAGGATCACGTCGATCTCCCCGGCCTCGTAGCGCCGCTTCAGCTTGCGCGTGTAGCTCGAATCAAGCGTGACCCGGATGCGCGGATAGGCGTGGTGGAATCGGTGCAGCACCTCGGGGATGTAGGGATAGACGATGTCATGCGGCACCCCGAGGCGCACCTCCCCGGAATAGGCGGTGTCCGTCATCCGGGACCAGACCTCGTCGTTGAGCTCCAGGATCCGCTTGCCGAAGGACAGGAGCTGCTCACCCTGCAGGGTGAGCGCCACCCCCCGCCCCGAGCGGTCCAGCAGCGGCTGACCGAGCATTTCCTCCAGCCGTTTCAACTGCATGGAGACCGCCGACTGGGTGAGGTGCAGCCGCGCCGCGGCGCGGGTGACACCACCGGTTTCCGCCACCATCACGAAGGAGCGCAGCGCGGTCATGTCGATGTTTCGGGCCATGGTCCTGTTCCTCGTGGAGACACATCATCGTCCATGATGTGTGACGAAACTAACATTCATTTCCGTTGAGCGGGTGCATAACCCATATCTATCACAGCCAGTGATGGCCGCAACAGTTTGAATTAGAATCAGGAATGGATCATATCATGAACACGACATCTCTCTCCCGGAGGCACGCACAGCGGAAGGTCCGGCGGGGCGCCGGCTGGTCGCTCTTCGGCCTGCTGCGCCGCTGGATGGAGGTCTCCGCGCAGCGCCGCCGGCTGGAGCACCTGGACGACCGCACGCTGGAAGACATCGGCATCACCCGCGACGACGCCCGTGCAGAAGCGTCCCGCCGCTTCTGGGATCTTCCGCGCAGCTACTGAGTGAATGGATATTCCGCGAGTTCCGTGTAGACGGACCCTGACCGGCCGGGATCCGAGCGATAGAGGCAGAAGCTCTCCGCGCTCCAGGGCCCCGCGAAAAACCCTGCCCGGGCCGCAATCCAGCGGGCCAGATCGGCGCCTCCCCCCTCACCGGGTCGGAACCGCGCCAGCGTGACATGCGGGACGAAGCGTGCATGGCGCGCCGAGAGCCCCGCGGCCCGGGCCACCGACATCACCCGCCCCTGCAACCGGACCAGCGCCGGGTCCGCGCCCAGCGCGGCATGCAGCAGCCGCGGCCGCGCGCCGCCGAACATGCCCAGCCCCGTGATGTCCAGAGACACCGGTCCGGCCAGGCGGATCTCCTCCAGGCCCAGATGCAGTTCCTCCGCGAGGTGCCGGTCACACTCCCCGAAGAACCCCAGCGTGACGTGATAGTTTTCCGGCGGCTCCGGGCGCCCGGCCGGCAGCCCTGCCGACAGGATCTCGAGACGCGCGACCGCTGCCTCGGGCAGCGGGATGGCAGCAAAGAGACGCATTCCACGTAGCCCGGTTCAGGGACCGGGCGTCTGCTGGCCCGGCACGGCGGCCGGGCGGAAGAGGGGCCGTCACCGCGCCGCCGCGTGCACCAGCTCCAGAACCGCCGGGCCCATGTCGGCAACGATGCGCTTCACACCCTCGGCATCGGGGTGAATGTTGTCAACCTGCATGAGCCCGCGCGCCGCGGCCATGTCCTCGCCCGCGCCCAGCCCCTGCAGGAAGAACGGGTAGAGCGCCGCGCCATGCGCCTGTGCCAGCTCGGGGTAGATCGCGTCGAAGGCCTGCTGGTACTCCGGGCCGAAATTCGCCGGCGCGCGCATGCCCACCAGCAGGGCCGGCAGGCCGGCGGCATCGATCCGCGCGAGGATCCCGTCAAGGTTCGCCCGGCTCACGGCCGGGTCGATGCCGCGCAGCACATCGTTTCCGCCCAGCGCCACGATCACCCCGTTCACCTCCGGAGTGAGGGTCCAGTCGATCCGGGCCAGGCCACCGGCCGTGGTGTCGCCGGAGACGCCGGCGTTCACCACGGTCACCGGCACGTCGGAATGGCTGTCGAGCCAGGCCTGGAGCTGGGGCACGAAGCCCTCGGCCTCCGGCAGCCCGTAGCCCTGGGTGAGCGAATCGCCCAGCGCGGCGAGGGTGACGGGCGCCTGCTGCGCCGCCGCCGCGCCCGGCAGCACCAGGGCGACCGCAAGCGCGGCGGCGAGGCGGGGCGTCGCGCCGCGCTTGCGCATCCGCAACCCGCCCCCATATCGAAGGCCAGTGCCGAGACGACGGAGACCCGCGACAGCCATGCCGACGACCCAAGCCGCCGACCCGCTCATTGACCTCGCCTCCGTCACGCTCAGCCTGTCCGGCAATGCCGGCCGGGTGGACATCCTGCGCGGCATCGACCTCAGGGTGATGCGGGGCGAGACGGTGGGGCTCATCGGGCCTTCTGGGTCGGGCAAGAGCTCACTCCTCATGGTCATGGGCGGGCTGGAACGGGCCAGCTCCGGGCAGGTGCGCGCCCTCGGGCAGGACCTCTCGGCGCTGAACGAGGATGCGCTGGCGCGGTTCCGCCGCGATCATATGGGGGTGGTTTTCCAGTCTTTCCACCTGATCCCCACCATGACGGCCCTCGAAAATGTCGCAACGCCGCTTGAACTTGCGGGCGACCGCGACGCCTTCGACAAGGCGGCGGAGGAGTTGCGCAGCGTGGGCCTCGGCGCCCGGCTGGACCATTACCCGGCGCAGATGTCGGGCGGGGAGCAGCAGCGCGTCGCCCTCGCCCGTGCCGCGGCACCCCGCCCGGACATCCTGCTCGCCGACGAGCCGACCGGAAACCTCGACGGCACCACGGGCGAGGCGATCATGGACATGCTCTTCGGCCTGCGCGACCGCGGCGCCACCCTGGTCCTCGTCACCCACGCGCCCGAGCTCGCGGCGCGCTGCGACCGGGTGGTGGGCCTGCGCGACGGCCTGCTGGACCCCGACAGCGCCGCGGCTGCCCGGGCCGAGGCCGCGGAATGAGCCCTGCCCTGCGCATCGCCCGGCGCGAGTTGCGCGGCGGGCTCTCCGGCTTTCGCGTCTTCCTCGCCTGCCTCGCCCTCGGGGTGGCGGCCATCGCAGCGGTGGGCTCGGTGCGCAGCGCCATCGACGCGGGGCTGCGCGCGGAAGGGGCGGTCATCCTGGGCGGCGACGCGGAGATGCGCCTCACCTACCGCGCCGCCACGCCGGAGGAACGCGCCTTCATGGAGGCCCGGGCCACCGCGGTCTCCGAGGTGTTCGACTTCCGCTCCATGCTCACCACCACCGGCCCCGCCGGCGCGCGGGACCGCGCCCTCACTCAGGTGAAGGCGGTGGACGCGGCCTACCCGCTCTACGGAACCGTGGGTCTCGACCCGCAGATGCCGCTGGCCGAGGCCCTCGCCCCCGGGCCCGGGGGCCTGCCCGGCGCGGTGCTGGATCGCGCGCTGATCGACCGGCTGGGCCTCGCGGTGGGCGACACCGTGCGCCTCGGCAGCACCGCGTTCCGCATCAGCGCCGCGCTCACCCGCGAGCCGGACGCCGGCACCTCCGGCTTCAGCCTCGGGCCGCGCAGCATCGTCGCCCGCGCGGCACTGGAGGGCAGCGGCCTGCTCGGCCCCGGCACGCTCTACGAGACGGACTACCGCCTGCGCCTGCCCCCCGGCACCGACCTCGCCGCCACCGAGGACGCCGTGCAGGCGGCCTTCCCGGAAGCCGGCATCCGCTGGCGCGACCGGCGCAACGGCGCGCCCGGGCTGCAGCGCTTCGTGGACCGGCTGGGCGCCTTCCTGGTGCTGGTCGGGCTCGCCTCGCTGGCGGTGGGCGGTGTAGGCATCTCCGCCGCCGTGCGCGCCTTCCTGGAGCGCAAGACCGACACGATCGCCACGCTCAAGACGCTGGGCGCCTCCGGCAACACCATCTTCGCGATCTACTTCCTTCAGATCGGGCTGCTGACCCTGGTCGGCATCGCGCTGGGGCTCGCGCTCGGCGCCGGCCTGCCCGCCCTTCTCGGGCCGCTGCTGGCCGACGAGCTGCCGGTGCCGGCGCTCTTCGACGTCTACGCCGCCCCGCTGGCGGAGGCGGCCCTCTACGGCGCGCTCACCGCGCTCATCTTCACCGTCTGGCCGCTGGCCCGCGCGCGCGACATCCGCGCCGCCGGGCTGTTCCGCGACATGGCGGCGCCGGAGCGCCATCTGCCGGGCTGGCGCTACATGGCGCTGGTGGCCGGGCTGTCGGTGCTGCTCATCGGGCTCGCCTGCCTGTTCTCGGGGCTGTGGACGCTCACGCTCTGGTCCGCCTTCGGGGTGCTGGCCACGCTGGGCGTGCTGCTGGCCGCCGCGGCCCTCACCCGCCGTCTCGCCCGCAGCGCCGCGCGGGCGCGCGCGCTGCGCGGCCGCCCCATGCTGCGCCTCGCCCTCGCCGCCGTGGGCGGGCCGGGCGGCGAGACGGCCAGCGTGGTGCTCTCGCTCGGGCTCGGGCTCACCGTGCTCGCCGCCGTCGGCCAGATCGACGCGAACCTGCGCGAGGTGATCAGCCGGGAGCTGCCGGACCGCGCCCCGGCCTATTTCTTCGTCGACATCCAGTCCGACCAGATCGACGGGTTCCGCGCCCGCGCCGGGGCGGAACCGGGCGTGGAGCGCATCGACAGCGCCCCGATGCTGCGCGGCATCATCACCCGCCTGCACGGCGTGAAGGCCAGCGAAGCGCAGATCGACCCCGATGCCGCCTGGGTGCTGCGCGGCGACCGCGGCGTGACCTACGCCGACACCCGGCCCGAGGGCAGCACCCTCACGGAAGGGCGCTGGTGGCCGGGCGACTATGCCGGCCCGCCGCTGGTGAGCTTCGCCGAGGAGGAGGGCCGCGAGCTGGGCCTGAAGCTGGGCGACACCCTCACCGTGAACGTGCTGGGCCGTGACATCACCGCGAAGGTAGCGAATTTCCGCACCGTGGATTTCCGCTCCATGGGCATCAACTTCCTGATGGTGTTCAATCCCGGCGCCCTCTCCGGCGCGCCACACACCCATCTCGCCACCGTCTACGCCACGCCGGCCGCCGAGGCGCCCCTGCTGCGCAGCCTCGCCGACGCCTACCCAAACATCACCGCCATCCGGGTGCGCGATGCCATTGCCCGGGTGTCCGGCGCCCTGGGCGAACTCTCCCGCGCCACGCGCTGGGGCGCGGCGGCGGTGCTGCTCACCGGGTTCACCGTGCTCATCGGCGCCGCCGCGGCGGGCGAGCGGCGACGGGTGTTCGAGGCGGCGGTGCTGAAGACGCTGGGCGCCGGCCGCGGCCACATCCTGGGCAGCTTCGCCATCCGCGCCGCCGTGCTGGGCGCGGCGGCCGGGGCGGTGGCGGTGATCGCCGGCGGCCTGGCCGGCTGGGCGGTGATGGTATTCGTGATGGATGCAGGCTATGCTTTCGAACCGGTCTCGGCGGTGGGAATCGTGGCTGGCGGCGCGCTCGCCAGCCTGCTCGCCGGGCTCGGCTTCGCGCTGCGGCCTTTGGCCGTGCGCCCGGCGCGGGTGCTCCGCGCGCGGGATTGAGGCGCCAGGCAGGCGGCCACCCCCGGGGGTGGCCGGCACGCCTGGCGCGCAGGATATCCGGGGATGCCGGGCGCCCGGGGCGGGCGCCTGCGTCCGCGCGCCGCGGCCTGAGCGCCTCATCGCGCAACCCCACGAAAACGTGGTCACAAGCCGCCCCGGCAAGCGCATCTGTCACACCCGCGCTTCTTGATTTCGAAGCCGACAATCCCGACATTGGGAGGCGGCCCGGATGTGCGGGCGAGTTCGACACATGGTCAGAGAAAAGGGAGTGCCGAATGGCTCAGTTTGAAACGGTCCGGCGGACATCTGCCGGCGTGCAGTCCGCGGAAATCGACGCGGGCCTGCGCGCACACATGAACAAGGTCTATGGCCTGATGGCCATCGCCATGGTGATCACCGGCATCATCGCTTACGTGGTGGGCACCGATGCGGCGGTCGTCATCAACGCGATGAAGCAGGGCATGGACCCGGCCTCGGCCCAGACCGCGATCATCCCCCCCTCGGTCATCGCGGCGCTGTTCTTCTCGCCGCTGAAATGGGTGATCATGTTCGCCCCGCTCGCGGTGGTCTTCGCCTTCGGCGCCATGCTCAACCGCATGTCCACCTCCACCGCCACGATGGTGTTCTACGGCTTCGCGGCGCTGATGGGCCTGTCGATCTCCTGGATCTTCGCGGTGTTCACCGGCATCTCGATCGCCCAGACCTTCTTCGTGACCGCGATCGCCTTCGGTGGCCTGTCGCTCTACGGCTACACCACCAAGCGCGACCTGTCGGGCATGGGCGCCTTCCTGGTGATGGGCGTGATCGGCATCCTCGTCGCCTCGATCGTCAACATCTGGCTGGCCTCGCCGGCGCTGCATTTCGCGGTTTCGGTCATCGGCGTGCTGCTGTTCGCGGGCCTCACCGCCTTCGACACCCAGAACATCAAGAACACCTACCTGCAGGTCCGCTCCCAGCCGGGCGGCGAGGTCATGGCGGAGAAGATGGCGATTTCGGGGGCCCTGAACCTCTATCTCGACTTCCTCAACATGTTCATGTTCCTGCTGCAGCTTATGGGCAACCGCAACTGACGGCAGCCCTCATCCGAGACATCTGGCGGGCCGGGGCGTAACCCCCGGCCCTTTGCTTTTCCACCCGCGCCGCCCGGCCAGCCCGGGCCGCGGTTCCGCCGGTCACGGCAATGACGGAGAACATGATGCGACTGGTCCCGGCCCTTCTCTCCCTGCTCGCGGCGCTCGCCACGGCGGGCGCCGAAGCAGGCGAGGCACCGGTGGGCGTGCGCGCGCTCGGCCTTGCCGCCCCGGACCGCGGCACCACCACCCTCGACAGCAGCATCTGGTACCCGGCCGGCCCCGGCGGCGAGCGCGGCGCCTACGGCGGCAGCCCGGTGTTCCGGGCCACGCCGGCGCGCCTGGGCGCGCCGCTGGCGCCGGGGCG of Paroceanicella profunda contains these proteins:
- a CDS encoding LysR family transcriptional regulator codes for the protein MARNIDMTALRSFVMVAETGGVTRAAARLHLTQSAVSMQLKRLEEMLGQPLLDRSGRGVALTLQGEQLLSFGKRILELNDEVWSRMTDTAYSGEVRLGVPHDIVYPYIPEVLHRFHHAYPRIRVTLDSSYTRKLKRRYEAGEIDVILTTEDVLDAGGETLDTPQLVWVGAPGGSTWRNRPLRLAFENICIFRAVTQSALDSAGIDWEMAVNSDNTRSVEAAVSADLAIHACIDTTLPPYFERIRHTGALPELPHVRVNMYAASGPDSGPAQALAGMIREAYRGASAMAAQ
- a CDS encoding ABC transporter ATP-binding protein: MPTTQAADPLIDLASVTLSLSGNAGRVDILRGIDLRVMRGETVGLIGPSGSGKSSLLMVMGGLERASSGQVRALGQDLSALNEDALARFRRDHMGVVFQSFHLIPTMTALENVATPLELAGDRDAFDKAAEELRSVGLGARLDHYPAQMSGGEQQRVALARAAAPRPDILLADEPTGNLDGTTGEAIMDMLFGLRDRGATLVLVTHAPELAARCDRVVGLRDGLLDPDSAAAARAEAAE
- a CDS encoding arylesterase; this translates as MRKRGATPRLAAALAVALVLPGAAAAQQAPVTLAALGDSLTQGYGLPEAEGFVPQLQAWLDSHSDVPVTVVNAGVSGDTTAGGLARIDWTLTPEVNGVIVALGGNDVLRGIDPAVSRANLDGILARIDAAGLPALLVGMRAPANFGPEYQQAFDAIYPELAQAHGAALYPFFLQGLGAGEDMAAARGLMQVDNIHPDAEGVKRIVADMGPAVLELVHAAAR
- a CDS encoding Bax inhibitor-1/YccA family protein, coding for MAQFETVRRTSAGVQSAEIDAGLRAHMNKVYGLMAIAMVITGIIAYVVGTDAAVVINAMKQGMDPASAQTAIIPPSVIAALFFSPLKWVIMFAPLAVVFAFGAMLNRMSTSTATMVFYGFAALMGLSISWIFAVFTGISIAQTFFVTAIAFGGLSLYGYTTKRDLSGMGAFLVMGVIGILVASIVNIWLASPALHFAVSVIGVLLFAGLTAFDTQNIKNTYLQVRSQPGGEVMAEKMAISGALNLYLDFLNMFMFLLQLMGNRN
- a CDS encoding ABC transporter permease, encoding MSPALRIARRELRGGLSGFRVFLACLALGVAAIAAVGSVRSAIDAGLRAEGAVILGGDAEMRLTYRAATPEERAFMEARATAVSEVFDFRSMLTTTGPAGARDRALTQVKAVDAAYPLYGTVGLDPQMPLAEALAPGPGGLPGAVLDRALIDRLGLAVGDTVRLGSTAFRISAALTREPDAGTSGFSLGPRSIVARAALEGSGLLGPGTLYETDYRLRLPPGTDLAATEDAVQAAFPEAGIRWRDRRNGAPGLQRFVDRLGAFLVLVGLASLAVGGVGISAAVRAFLERKTDTIATLKTLGASGNTIFAIYFLQIGLLTLVGIALGLALGAGLPALLGPLLADELPVPALFDVYAAPLAEAALYGALTALIFTVWPLARARDIRAAGLFRDMAAPERHLPGWRYMALVAGLSVLLIGLACLFSGLWTLTLWSAFGVLATLGVLLAAAALTRRLARSAARARALRGRPMLRLALAAVGGPGGETASVVLSLGLGLTVLAAVGQIDANLREVISRELPDRAPAYFFVDIQSDQIDGFRARAGAEPGVERIDSAPMLRGIITRLHGVKASEAQIDPDAAWVLRGDRGVTYADTRPEGSTLTEGRWWPGDYAGPPLVSFAEEEGRELGLKLGDTLTVNVLGRDITAKVANFRTVDFRSMGINFLMVFNPGALSGAPHTHLATVYATPAAEAPLLRSLADAYPNITAIRVRDAIARVSGALGELSRATRWGAAAVLLTGFTVLIGAAAAGERRRVFEAAVLKTLGAGRGHILGSFAIRAAVLGAAAGAVAVIAGGLAGWAVMVFVMDAGYAFEPVSAVGIVAGGALASLLAGLGFALRPLAVRPARVLRARD
- the thpR gene encoding RNA 2',3'-cyclic phosphodiesterase; translation: MRLFAAIPLPEAAVARLEILSAGLPAGRPEPPENYHVTLGFFGECDRHLAEELHLGLEEIRLAGPVSLDITGLGMFGGARPRLLHAALGADPALVRLQGRVMSVARAAGLSARHARFVPHVTLARFRPGEGGGADLARWIAARAGFFAGPWSAESFCLYRSDPGRSGSVYTELAEYPFTQ
- a CDS encoding NADPH:quinone oxidoreductase family protein, producing the protein MRSARLHELGGALHIDTLPSPEPGPGEALVRVHACGVNFADTLMVRGRYQEKPPLPFAPGMEVAGEVIALGAGATGPAPGTRVAGVTGFGGFAEEIVLPAAGLTALPDAMPMVEAAGFIVAYGTSHLALDHRARMRPGERLLVLGAAGGIGLTAVEIGKLMGAEVIACARGADRLAVARGKGADHLIDSEDGDLRNRVRALGGADVVYDPVGGALFDAALRACNPEARVLPLGFASGDIPQIPANILLVKNIDVIGFYWGGYPRFRPEVLARSTATLFGWYAEGRLSPHVSGRVPLEEAGAALALLAERRATGKVVVTMPACA
- a CDS encoding DUF2332 domain-containing protein codes for the protein MTLPLAIEEAFRRQAEACEALGSPLTARVCRLVPGMLEGELLRRIADWPGEPVADALALRLCGGLHALARDGRSPALTAAYPPGAGALEAGLAEALRAHQAFLLPWLDSAPQTNEVARSGVLLGGALEIARRTGLPLELLEIGASAGLNLAFDRYSYDLGAAGRWGSARVAIACEWRGRWPDTSTPLSVIARAACDRAPVPVRDRAARARMLAYVWADQAARLARAEGALDLVAEAPWAVEEADAADWVEARLATPPLPRSVRVLMHSIMWQYMPPETRERIRAAMAQAGAGATAQAPLAWLRMEADRSRGSAAILLTLWPGGETQELGRGDFHGRWADWAL
- a CDS encoding DUF1127 domain-containing protein; translated protein: MNTTSLSRRHAQRKVRRGAGWSLFGLLRRWMEVSAQRRRLEHLDDRTLEDIGITRDDARAEASRRFWDLPRSY